CGACGGCCTGGACAACAGCGCCCTGGTCACGAAGACCTATACGACGACCGGCGTCGCTCCGCCGTCAACGGGAGGAGGAGGCGGCGGGGGGTGCTCGATCGGGAACGGAACACAGGCGGAGGATGGGCCATCGTCGCTTGTCACCCTCCTCCTGATCCTGCTGCCTCTTTTCGTCCTCCCGGCCAGGAGAATTGGGCGGGGACACTCCTCTCCCGCATCCCGGAGATGAATCAGGGGTGTCCCCGGTGACTTAAGGAGGGTTGCCCGACCCTTTCGCCTGCGCCTCGAGTCCGGCGATCCGTTCCTTCATCTCCCTTTCCTTTTGCCAGCGGGCGGTCACATCCCGCAGCACGGCCGAGATGCCCAGCAGAACCCCGTCCTCGTCCCGGATGAGTGCGACGGAAAACTCCAGCGAGACCCGGGAGCCGTCCTTGCGGATTCCCGGCACGGCGAGCAGATCTTTCCCGTATTTGGTGCTCCCGGTCTTCACCACCCGGAAATACCCTTCCCAGTGCCGCTCCCGCATCTTCTCCGGGACGATGATGTCCAGCGACATCCCCAC
The sequence above is a segment of the Candidatus Deferrimicrobiaceae bacterium genome. Coding sequences within it:
- a CDS encoding PAS domain S-box protein → MSEENNDSLCRRIVESSPDAIVFSDQDGIIRLWNAGAEAMFGYSAQEAVGMSLDIIVPEKMRERHWEGYFRVVKTGSTKYGKDLLAVPGIRKDGSRVSLEFSVALIRDEDGVLLGISAVLRDVTARWQKEREMKERIAGLEAQAKGSGNPP